The sequence GAAAGACCACCAGTGGTGAGACCAGGATGTTTTTAAAGAGGTAATAACCAACCATACCGACGATCATCGAAAGGACCGGAAATCCTAATAAAATCATGAATACAATATCCAAGAGCTGTCACCATCCTTTTAGTGTAATTTTACACAAAAAGGATATATTTATCAATTGCATCTTTTCAATCATTTTATGTAACGAGGTCATGACTAACCAACATGAAAACAAGTTGACTTCAAAATAAATACGATATATAATTATCTCATATTCAAGATATTTTAAATTGAGATTTATTTTTTAACTGTATATCTCGAATTCGAGATAATAATCAAAGAATACGAATCTACATTATCGATAACATTAACTTTAATAGGAGAGTGAATGAAATGAACAAACAAACAATGGGGATCCATCATATCACCGCCATCGTCGGACATCCGCAAGAAAACGTAGATTTTTATTCTGGCGTCCTTGGCCTGCGCCTGGTAAAGCAAACCGTCAATTTCGATGACCCGGGTACGTATCATTTGTATTTCGGGGATGAAGGCGGGAAGCCGGGTACGATCATCACATTCTTTCCATGGGCTGGTGCCTATCAAGGCAAGATCGGGGACGGGCAGGTGGGAGTGACATCGTATGTCGTTCCAAAAGGCGCAATGGGCTTCTGGGAAGAGAGACTCGAAACGTTCAGTATTCCGTTCACGAAAATGGAACGATTCGGTGAAGAGTATTTGGAGTTCGATGATCCACATGGACTTCACCTGGAAATCGTGGAACGGGAAGAAGGAGAAGCAAATACCTGGACGCATGGAGGGGTGACACCTGAAGTTGCCATCAAAGGTTTCGGCGGTGCGACTCTCTTATCGTCTCAACCGAATCAAACGGCTGATCTATTGGAAAACGTCATGGGGCTCGAACTCGTCGGGGAAGAAGGAGATTTCAAACGCTTCCGTTCACCTGCTGATATCGGTAACATCATCGACCTGAAATTAACCCCGATCGGACGCGGTCAGGCAGGCGTCGGCACCGTTCATCACATTGCCTGGCGTGCAGTCGATGACAGAGACCAACTGGAATGGCAAAAGGTCGTGGCTGACAATGGATACCGCGTCACACCGGTACAGGACCGCCAATATTTTAACGCAATATATTTCCGGGAGCACGGTGAAATCCTGTTTGAAATCGCAACGGATCCTCCCGGGTTTGCACATGATGAATCCCAGGAAACGATGGGGAATAGCTTGATGCTTCCGGAGAGATACGAGGCTCATCGGGAGCAAATTGCACGGACATTGATTCCGATTGAGGTTCGGGAACTGGATTGATTTGAATAGTGGGACGGTTCGCTTGCTGATGAGGCATGTAACCGTCCTTTTGGTTTTTTTTATAAAGAAAAAATTCGACAACCTGGCATGATTACGGTAGTGGAAAATAGATTTTTTGGGACATTACAGCATCAGCACGCCTGGGTCAGACCTCAGTTTTCGGTGCAATCAGAAAAAAACAATGCCCCTGCCATAACCAGCAAGAGCATTGTCTTCATTATCACTAGAAACCAATCGGCTTATTTATATCCTATAAATCTTTTATACCGTTACATCCTTTTCCTCGTGATCTTTACGGATCTGATTTAACTCCTCCGTCAGCCGCAGGAATTCTTCTTTGTTTCGATCACGTAAAGATTGGTCGATTTTCTGTTCGAGTTGCTCTTTCCGGAATGTTAGCAGGGCCTTGTCCAAAATCATTTCTGCAAAAAGAGAGTCTATGCCGGGTACCTCGGACTGTGGTGAATTTAGCAAATACTTCTTCATGAAAAATCAACTCCTTGACCTTTTTTCTATTATACTAACCATTGTCTCAATATTCAAACATTTTAAACAAAAAAGTTAAATTTCTTTAATAAATGAAAAAACACTGACATTCTTTTTACATTTCTTTTACCATGATAGATAGAACGTAAAAAGGGGGATTTCAAATGAAAAGACCTGAAGTCATTTTGAACGTCTTTTCTTCTATTGATGGGAAAATCACAACGGCTCCGAACCGAAATGTGATGGAATGGACAGCAGCAGGGATAGACGGGGAGGCGAATGACATCACGCATCAGCTGTATGATGAATTGGATTGCGATGGGTTGGTATCAGGTAGTGAAAGTCTGATTGTGTGGGGAAACGATTGGGTGGAACTGGAGAAACCGATTTATGAGCCCCGGAAATCAAAGGCGTATATTGTGTTTGATGGGAAGGGACGCATTGACTGGTTCCAGACTGAAGGGTTATTGGTTATCACCCGGGAGGATGTTCCGGGGGACTATATCGAACAATTAGAACGTAAGGGAATTACCTACCTGCAAGCGGGCAGAGGTGATTACATCGATTTGCCTCTCGCGCTACATAAACTCTATGAATCAGGCTTCAGGCGATTGGGGCTTAGTGGAGGCGGAGGGATCAATGGGGCGTTTTTAAGACAGGGATTGATTGATGAAGTGAGCCTCGTCATTGCCCCTTTAGCCATAGGTGGAACGGCTACACCATCCCTTTTCGAATCACCGGATTTAACCGATTTGGGAAGCGTCACCCGTTTGGAATTGAAAACGATGAAGCCTGTCGGTGAGGGTTCGGTGTGGCTTCATTACCAGGTAAAAAAGTAGCGGAAATAGTAAGAGCCTGCCCTTCTCGGTGAAACGAGGTGAGGGGCAGGCTCCATTTTATTTAAAGAACATCATCAATAATCTCCTCAAACGTATCACTCACACGGCTTCTGTTAACCAGGATCTCCTGATTGTCGAGGGTCACGCTTCCTCTGTGTTCATCCAGGTTGAACTTTTCTTTCAAGGCAGCCATCGTTCCTTTGCTGCGCTTGTCGATTTCGAAGTAGATGGTGGTTTCATGATCGCCCTGAAGGATGTAGACTTCAAGTTCATCAAGCGTTCGGCTGTATTTCCCGAAGGATGGGGTGAATTCATATTGCTGTACGAAAGGACGGTTCGTTTTCACCCATGCCGGGGTGTTCTGACTCTCCATCTGCTTGAATTTAAATCCGATGACCTTGATGGCATCAATAATATTTTCATGTACGGTTGTCGGGTCAACCGATACGTAATCCTTGTCCTTTGGGTCAACAGCATTCTTGATATCGACGCCCGTATCGATCCAGACCGGTGGCACGTTCTTCTGCGTTTCAGGATGTAACATCGTGATCGGCGTATCCAGAGGTACCTTGAATGAGAACGGAATGTGCTTCTTTTCTCCCTTTGAAATAGTAAAGGGATCATTGAGCTGATGGATTTCCACGACGGCAGGTGACAGTCGATCGCCGCCTTCATGGCCGTACAGCGTCATCAGCTTCAGGTGGATCGACTCGATTCGTTGATCCGTGCTCCCGCCTTTTACCTCAACGACTCCCGCGAGCATCTCACCCTGCTGAATATGGACATTCATCACCTTTGTATCAACCGTCGCGGAACCAATGCCGAAACTGGCAATCACTTTATTGAACATGGACATGTGGATTCATCCCCCTTCTTGTTATTCCCATAGTAGCATAGATTACCAGGGTGAGAGGTTAGGGTGATTTCTTTTTAAATGAAATAAAAAAAGTGTTCATGATTGATGAACACTTCTACCTCTATGATTGTCACGCCGCCAGAATGACGTAACGCCAATCGTATAAGGTGAATGTGATACCTCACATTCTTCTTTTAGCCTAAAGTATGAAACGGGTTTCATAGCAAGGGGGAATTTGAAATTAAAATATAATATTCCACAAATAAGCAGCGCCTGTTGAGTCCCAAATGAGCCTAAAGAAAATTCGACACGGAGGATCAATTAATTGAAAAACGGATTAATAAATCAAATTTCGGATCATTAAATCCTAAACCGGATTGATAATCCGAAATCAGGATTGAAAGTGGTTCAAACTGGATTGATTATTGTCGCGAAGGTACACTCCATCGAAGTAATCATCCCAAAATCGTCCTGCAGCCTCTCCAAAACTCCTAATCTCTTTAAAATTAGATAAAACCCGTCCCGAAAATTTCTTAATTAGGGGTTGAGAAGGAAAAATAGGTCGAGATAAAGAATGTCTAATGAGCGGAATAGATTGAAAACGTAGAGCCTAAAAGGCAAGAAAGAGAGAAACCTAAGGGAAGTGTATGACATGAATACGAAGCTGATCATTATTGAAGGTATACCTGGATCAGGAAAGACTACAACAGCTACCTATATCAAACATCATTTGGAGGAGTCAGGATCACATGTAAAGCTTTATCAGGAGGGAAATCCAGGGCATCCTGCAGATTACGAATTTACTTCCTGTTTAAATCATACTCAATTCAGGGAGCTCTTAACTAAATATCCAAAAGAGCAAGATCTAATCATGAAGTATACAAAAGAAAAAGAGGACTGGTATTTTATTCAATATCACGAATTAGGGAAAGAGGATGGCGGTAACTCTCTTATCGCGGATGATTTAGCCTCTTATGATGTGTATGAATTGAATTTGGAAACGTATGAAAAAGTGTCATACAACTATTGGGAGGAATTTATTAACGATACGAACTTTGGCAACACCGTATATATTTTTGAATGCTGTTTTCTACAAAATCCATTTACAAAATTTATTGCAAAACATAACGCCGGCGTACCCAGACTGGAACATCATTTATCCAAGATCGGCTCTTTGATTAACCCTCTGAATCCTTTGCTGGTCTATTTGTATCAAGATGACATCCGTAAATCTTTTAAACAGGTTTTTGAAGAACGTGATCCAGGCTGGAGGGACTTCTTCACCGACTATCACATGAAGAATGGCTACGGAAAAGATAAACATCTCACAGGGTTCAATGGACTGGTTGAGTACTTGGAAATGCGAAGGGATGAAGAATTAAGATTGATTGATTCCATGGATATGAGAAAACTACTCATAAAGAATGATGAGAAGGATTGGGAAGAATATAATGGATTGATTAATAGGGAGCTTTCTCATTTAGAATAGAGGGAGACATGGTACGGTCCTCTTGTTTCTTGAGGATTTTCCCCTTTAACTTATGTTACTATCTTCTATAGGAACAATAGGATATAATGGTGCCACTAAGCATCATACATACGGATAGGTAACATAGGAGGCTATTATGCCGAGAACGAAGTACGTAGAAATATATGAAGATTTAAAGCAAAAAATTGAAAAGAATGTCTATGAGTATCAGCAATTGCTTCCTTCAGAGAATACGCTGGTGAAAGAGTATGATTGCTCACGGAATACAGTGCGCAGAGCGATTGGGAATCTCGTCAATGAAGGGTATGTGCAGACGAAGCATGGCCAGGGGGCTCGTGTGATTTATCAGGATTTCAAGCAGAATGAATATATGTTTGGGGAGACGGAGACGTTCAAGGAGTTTGCCCTCCGAAATCATAAGAAGCATCAGACGAAAGTGGTTGTGTTTGAGGAATTGACCGTGGATGAATCGATTCATGAGCACACGCTGCTTCCGGTCGGTGTTGACGTGTATCATCTCAAGCGTGTCCGTTATTTAGAGGGGAATCCGGTGATCATGGACTACAATTATTTCCGGAAAGATGTCGTAAAAGGTCTCACAATCGATATCGCGGAAGATTCGATTTATGAATTTCTGGAAAGAGAGTTGAACCAGAGAGCGGTCACGGCAAAGAGGAAAATGGTTGTGGAACGAACAACGGAAGCGGATGAGGAGTACTTGAAGCTGGATGGATTTAATAGTGTCGTGGTTGTGACGAGCCACATCTTTAATGCAGATGGTGTGATGTTCGAGCATACTCAATCCAGACATACACCAGGGAATTTTGTCTTTTTTGATCAGACACAGCGGAAATAAAAAAGTGTACGAGATATTTTCATCTCGTACACTTTTTTTCTCTATTTTGCTAGTTTTGCAGCTAAGTGGATAAACACACTGGATGTCCATGTATGGGCCAGGTCTCTTAATCCTTCTCCTGTTTCTGCATGGAAGTTTTCCGCAAATCCCCCGTGCTTGCAAAGGTCCAGGAATTTCCGTGCTACTTCCGTTGCCAGTTCAAATTCTCCGCACTCTTCAAATGCTTCTACAAACAGGAGGGTGGTAGGTGCCCAAATCGGTCCCCTCCAATACGCATCCTCTTCATATAGAGGGCTGTCGATTGCTTCGGAAGCGATTCCCCATTTGGTTAAATACCGGTCACTGCTCAAGACTTCAATCATTTTTTTTCGAGGAGCCTCAGGAAGTTTGTCGGCCAGAATAATCGATACCAATGGCAGACTCCCTTGACTCTCGATCATTTTTCCGTCTCTGGTAAAACGGGCGACGGGCAGGTCATCTACCAGAAAGTACTCACAGAACTTCTTCGTATATCGTTCCGCTTCCCTTTCCCAATACCTCTTATCCTCTTCGTGCTCCAATTTACCCGAAACAACGGCCAGCATATCCATCGATTTAATCAGGAACGCCGTCAAATCAGGTGAATCGATGATATTGGCGTCTCTGAAAACGGTGCTGTTATCCTGTCCGGAGTCATTTCCGTGATGGTACTCGCAAATGCCATCCCCATTAAAATCCTTGTATTGAAGATAGAATTCTACATGTCTCTTAATTTGAGAGTAGATGGTCTCCAATTGCCCGGTGGACAGCGACATTTTCTCCATCATTTTC is a genomic window of Rossellomorea sp. y25 containing:
- a CDS encoding ring-cleaving dioxygenase encodes the protein MNKQTMGIHHITAIVGHPQENVDFYSGVLGLRLVKQTVNFDDPGTYHLYFGDEGGKPGTIITFFPWAGAYQGKIGDGQVGVTSYVVPKGAMGFWEERLETFSIPFTKMERFGEEYLEFDDPHGLHLEIVEREEGEANTWTHGGVTPEVAIKGFGGATLLSSQPNQTADLLENVMGLELVGEEGDFKRFRSPADIGNIIDLKLTPIGRGQAGVGTVHHIAWRAVDDRDQLEWQKVVADNGYRVTPVQDRQYFNAIYFREHGEILFEIATDPPGFAHDESQETMGNSLMLPERYEAHREQIARTLIPIEVRELD
- a CDS encoding IDEAL domain-containing protein; translated protein: MKKYLLNSPQSEVPGIDSLFAEMILDKALLTFRKEQLEQKIDQSLRDRNKEEFLRLTEELNQIRKDHEEKDVTV
- a CDS encoding RibD family protein, yielding MKRPEVILNVFSSIDGKITTAPNRNVMEWTAAGIDGEANDITHQLYDELDCDGLVSGSESLIVWGNDWVELEKPIYEPRKSKAYIVFDGKGRIDWFQTEGLLVITREDVPGDYIEQLERKGITYLQAGRGDYIDLPLALHKLYESGFRRLGLSGGGGINGAFLRQGLIDEVSLVIAPLAIGGTATPSLFESPDLTDLGSVTRLELKTMKPVGEGSVWLHYQVKK
- a CDS encoding sporulation protein, which gives rise to MSMFNKVIASFGIGSATVDTKVMNVHIQQGEMLAGVVEVKGGSTDQRIESIHLKLMTLYGHEGGDRLSPAVVEIHQLNDPFTISKGEKKHIPFSFKVPLDTPITMLHPETQKNVPPVWIDTGVDIKNAVDPKDKDYVSVDPTTVHENIIDAIKVIGFKFKQMESQNTPAWVKTNRPFVQQYEFTPSFGKYSRTLDELEVYILQGDHETTIYFEIDKRSKGTMAALKEKFNLDEHRGSVTLDNQEILVNRSRVSDTFEEIIDDVL
- a CDS encoding UTRA domain-containing protein — protein: MPRTKYVEIYEDLKQKIEKNVYEYQQLLPSENTLVKEYDCSRNTVRRAIGNLVNEGYVQTKHGQGARVIYQDFKQNEYMFGETETFKEFALRNHKKHQTKVVVFEELTVDESIHEHTLLPVGVDVYHLKRVRYLEGNPVIMDYNYFRKDVVKGLTIDIAEDSIYEFLERELNQRAVTAKRKMVVERTTEADEEYLKLDGFNSVVVVTSHIFNADGVMFEHTQSRHTPGNFVFFDQTQRK